One Gossypium arboreum isolate Shixiya-1 chromosome 13, ASM2569848v2, whole genome shotgun sequence genomic window, GATTAGCTTCCCTACACTTGTGTTTCATTATCTCAGCCCTCACTGCATTGATCTCAGCTTGTAAAGATTGAACTTGTTGTTGCAAAGCTGAGATTGCACCCATGCAACCATAAACAGGGTCTCTTAGCCTTACGTTCGCCTCGTAAACAAGACTACTCGCCGCATCGGCTCGTTGATTCTCTGGTACTTCCTGAATCACAACACAACAGTTAGAACCCACAAATGATTTATACCAAATAAAAATAAGGATAAATTACATTAGTAGTCACGCAATTATCATATTTTTTAAGttatagtcactcaattattcaaTTGCCTTTTTTGTCAATAAACTATTTTAGATATTAGGGTGTTTTCATATAGTTAgatgattattttttaatttttcataatttaagtAATAAAAAAGATATAATTAAGTGACCCCTACCgtaatttaccctaaaaataAAACTCGAACTCAAGATTAAGGTTTTGAAATAATTACCATAAGCATCTTTGAGACATTGCTAGCACCAAAAACCTTGTGAACAGAAGCAAACTTTTGGGGTTCATGTGGGGAGAAATATGGAGAAAAAGGGCATTCTTCAGCACACCGACGCCTCAATAGCTTACAAGCAGCACATGGTGTAATGGTATTTAGGGTTCCATGAGAACCCATTATGTGCCTTCTTCCTATTTGATGATGATGACCTCCAAATGAAACAACATCTGCTTCTCTCTTGATCTTTTTGCCTATCTCATCAAATCTCTCCCTAAACACacacatacaaaaaaaaaaaaaaacaacaacaacaacccaTCACTACAAATATGtgtatatacacacatatatttaTATGCATGTATAAGACTATAAGTTCATTTAAAGCTTAAAATATGGCACTTACCTTTCCCTGGACATTAAAGCATGTTCTCAAAAATGGAGAACACAAATTTTCTCAGGGGTGAaaggaagagaagagaagagaagagaaggaagaaaaaggtgAAATGAAGGAAAGGGGTGCTTAAAAGGCAAGGTATACAAGAGAAAGGTATGTATGGTCTACTGTTTGTATAAAATTTGGGAATATAATAGGCAAAAAGGATATGTGTATTTTACTAGAAGAAGCTAAATTGGGGGTTCTTAAAGTTGATTCTTGGaattgttaatatatatatgtgtgtgtatatatataataacggGAGGGGTTTGAGAGAGAGCTTCAATGGAAGCAAAGTAGTGTGAAAGAAATTAAGGAGGATATTTATATGTCGTTATTTGTACTGTATGAATGCCAGCTCTATCACTGCTTGCTCACGTGGGGATCCTTAAATGTTTTga contains:
- the LOC108463353 gene encoding LOB domain-containing protein 15-like, whose product is MSRERERFDEIGKKIKREADVVSFGGHHHQIGRRHIMGSHGTLNTITPCAACKLLRRRCAEECPFSPYFSPHEPQKFASVHKVFGASNVSKMLMEVPENQRADAASSLVYEANVRLRDPVYGCMGAISALQQQVQSLQAEINAVRAEIMKHKCREANLIPSPSHLALLSSGAVSIAAPPPMPLPQPTTAADYNTISDENVTYTLDNKYYIDKY